The following coding sequences lie in one Flavobacteriales bacterium genomic window:
- the pyrR gene encoding bifunctional pyr operon transcriptional regulator/uracil phosphoribosyltransferase PyrR, translated as MKKTNRVILDATHFDLTIKRLAHQLIENHNDFSNTVILGLQPRGIFLADRIKSELLTINNKFKIESGALDITFYRDDFRRRDEPLIPSETQLNFIIEDKTVILIDDVLFTGRSIRAGLDAMLAFGRPKKVELLVLINRRYERQLPIQAKYIGKNVHSVTKEQVKVSWKQTDGEDKVILYTPANE; from the coding sequence ATGAAAAAGACCAATAGAGTAATATTAGATGCCACACATTTTGATCTTACCATTAAAAGGCTCGCTCATCAACTCATTGAAAACCACAACGATTTCTCGAATACTGTAATTTTAGGGCTTCAACCTAGAGGAATTTTCCTTGCCGATAGAATTAAATCGGAATTACTTACCATAAACAACAAGTTTAAAATTGAATCTGGTGCTTTAGACATTACGTTTTATCGTGATGATTTTAGACGAAGAGACGAACCTCTTATTCCAAGTGAAACCCAATTAAACTTTATTATTGAAGACAAAACCGTTATTTTAATTGACGATGTATTGTTTACTGGAAGAAGCATAAGAGCTGGTTTAGATGCGATGCTGGCATTTGGTAGACCTAAAAAAGTAGAGTTGTTGGTTTTAATAAATCGTCGTTACGAACGACAATTACCTATACAAGCAAAATACATTGGTAAAAATGTACATTCAGTAACTAAAGAACAAGTAAAAGTATCGTGGAAACAGACAGATGGGGAAGATAAAGTAATATTATATACACCTGCAAATGAGTAA
- a CDS encoding peptidylprolyl isomerase, producing MKKAIIKTEKGDMTVEFYHNDAPKTVDNFIKLAEKGYYNGLNFHRVIPNFVIQGGCPDGTGAGGPGYSIDCELTGENQYHDRGVLSMAHAGRNTGGSQFFICHSRTNTAHLDRNHTCFGKVVDGVDIVDDIRQGDKILSIEIVD from the coding sequence ATGAAAAAAGCGATTATTAAAACAGAAAAAGGTGATATGACCGTTGAGTTTTATCACAATGATGCCCCAAAAACAGTTGATAATTTTATTAAACTTGCTGAGAAAGGGTATTACAATGGACTAAATTTTCATAGAGTAATACCCAACTTTGTAATTCAAGGTGGTTGTCCTGATGGAACAGGAGCAGGTGGACCAGGTTATTCAATCGATTGTGAGTTGACAGGAGAAAATCAATATCATGATAGAGGAGTATTGTCAATGGCTCATGCAGGAAGAAATACAGGAGGTTCACAATTTTTTATTTGCCATAGTAGAACAAATACAGCTCATTTAGATAGAAACCATACTTGTTTTGGTAAAGTGGTAGACGGCGTTGATATTGTTGATGATATCAGGCAAGGTGATAAAATATTAAGTATAGAGATTGTGGATTGA
- a CDS encoding gliding motility-associated C-terminal domain-containing protein, with protein sequence MKRIVLLALAAFSIITVNAQRGKDGAKTVTGPAEEVNAFTMLTSDATIGDTLINVTSSTLSTNFSSNLAAGDLIMIYQVQGASIEDSITVPSFPNSSKFHHTWGRITNYNNAGNYEFVQVKSVPNGTSIVFDCALKRNYTASGRVMVVRVPRYLSLTVNGGGVLTTSQWNGSSGGLLAVEVLGVTTINAGGLIDVSEKGFRGGVVDINSTNGGLRYADNNPVEGAEKGEGIAGDQAFYSSNLSGRYCRGAAANGGGGGNAHNSGGGGGANAGDVALWNKGIGNPDVSSANFIQAWTLDTNLMAVNSNPALIVSSGGGRGGYSHCSSNRNELTVPPNNSTWGGDLRRDNGGLGGRPLDYSTNKIFMGGAGGAGDANDVWGGDGGNGAGIVFIKSYGAINGAGSITANGEAGGNSSGPASPGFGQYSGKEGAGGGGAGGTVILQTTSNVSGITISANGGKGGDQIMTTGSAAVIQEAEGPGGSGGGGYVAVYSGSPTISVIAGVNGTTNSPLISNFNPNGATRGGVGISNGTITSFDLTANDQNICANNTATLTATFSGTTPVGATIEWYDAEFGGNLLQTGPSFTTPTLSTQTTYYVKSCPGTFTIPVTVFINACGTPPVTSFGSSDSSFCIGSCINFSDLSTGTPSSWTWYFFGSDSLTSNLQNPTNICYNTAGTFDVALVATNPSGSDSLFIPNFITVNALPTITTSPDTAICIGDAVNLSATGGTSYLWDNGLGNGATQSPSPITNTTYTVYVTDANLCLDSAQVDVTINSLPTIIASVDTTICTGDAANLSATGGNTYFWDNGLGSGASHSPSPIVSTTYHVIGTDVNMCTNTDSVRVTVGACGLAPVASFSSSDSTICVGSCISFTDLSINLPTSWMWYFFGSDSLTSTQQNPTNICYNTAGSFDVALVSTNSTGSDSLFIPNFITVFSLPTITTSPDTAICSGSNVNLSASGANTYSWNNGLGSGATHSPSPTINTTYTVTGTDLNNCVNTAQVIVTINALPVLTTSPDTSVCVGDTIKLRASGANSYSWNNGIGNVQNPNVIASSISSYTVTGTDVNGCVNTSLVQVTINALPIIIASNDVTICNGDTTTLSASGGVFYSWDNGLGLGQTKSVFPSITTTYTVTGSNSNFCRNTDQVIVTVNNCVTPVANFTVSNTNLCINNCVNFTDLSTSSPNSWSWYFFGADSLTSNQQNPTNICYSNVGSFNVALVVSNSNGTDSIHFANYIVVDSCNTPTPTIVVEPVVVIPNVFSPNIDGQNDLFKVTGIGIKTVAMKIYNRWGQVVFESIQANDGWDGRTNSGVKVPEGTYFYIIDVETDKKETFTGTLTLIR encoded by the coding sequence ATGAAAAGAATTGTTTTATTAGCATTAGCCGCATTTTCAATAATAACTGTAAATGCTCAACGTGGAAAAGACGGAGCGAAAACTGTAACAGGGCCAGCTGAAGAAGTTAATGCTTTTACAATGCTTACTAGTGATGCAACCATTGGTGATACACTTATTAATGTTACTAGTAGTACATTATCTACAAATTTTAGTTCCAACCTTGCTGCAGGTGATTTAATCATGATTTATCAAGTACAAGGTGCGTCTATTGAAGATTCTATAACTGTACCTTCATTTCCTAACTCCTCAAAGTTTCATCATACTTGGGGTAGAATCACTAATTACAATAATGCTGGTAATTACGAATTTGTTCAAGTAAAAAGTGTTCCAAATGGAACTTCAATTGTTTTTGATTGTGCGTTGAAAAGAAATTATACTGCATCAGGAAGAGTGATGGTGGTTAGAGTTCCTAGATATTTATCACTAACCGTAAATGGTGGTGGAGTGTTAACTACATCTCAATGGAATGGATCTTCTGGAGGACTATTAGCTGTTGAAGTTTTAGGTGTTACCACTATAAATGCTGGTGGATTAATTGATGTTTCAGAAAAAGGTTTTAGAGGTGGTGTTGTTGACATTAATTCAACAAACGGTGGTTTAAGATATGCTGACAACAATCCAGTTGAGGGAGCAGAAAAAGGTGAAGGAATTGCAGGTGATCAAGCTTTTTATAGTTCAAATTTAAGTGGTAGATATTGTAGAGGTGCAGCTGCAAATGGTGGTGGTGGAGGAAATGCCCATAATTCTGGCGGTGGTGGAGGTGCTAATGCTGGTGATGTTGCTCTATGGAATAAGGGAATTGGAAATCCAGATGTTAGCTCGGCAAACTTTATTCAGGCATGGACATTGGATACAAACTTAATGGCCGTTAATAGCAACCCTGCTTTAATTGTTTCTTCGGGTGGCGGAAGAGGTGGATATTCACATTGTTCAAGTAATCGTAACGAATTAACAGTTCCTCCGAATAACTCTACTTGGGGTGGAGATTTAAGAAGGGATAATGGTGGTTTAGGTGGTCGACCTCTTGATTATTCTACTAATAAAATTTTTATGGGTGGTGCTGGTGGTGCTGGTGATGCTAACGACGTTTGGGGTGGTGATGGTGGTAACGGTGCTGGAATTGTTTTTATAAAATCTTATGGAGCGATTAATGGTGCTGGTTCAATAACTGCAAACGGTGAAGCTGGTGGTAATTCATCAGGACCTGCTAGTCCTGGTTTTGGGCAATATTCTGGAAAAGAAGGAGCAGGTGGTGGTGGTGCTGGCGGAACAGTTATCCTTCAAACTACTTCTAATGTTAGTGGCATAACGATATCAGCTAATGGTGGTAAAGGCGGTGACCAAATTATGACAACAGGTTCTGCTGCGGTAATTCAAGAAGCTGAAGGTCCTGGTGGTAGTGGTGGCGGTGGATACGTTGCTGTATATTCAGGTTCTCCAACTATTTCTGTTATTGCAGGAGTTAATGGCACAACAAATTCTCCTTTAATTTCCAATTTTAATCCAAATGGTGCAACAAGAGGTGGTGTTGGAATCTCAAACGGAACCATTACAAGTTTTGATTTAACCGCCAATGATCAAAATATTTGTGCTAACAATACAGCTACATTAACCGCTACATTTTCTGGAACAACGCCTGTTGGAGCAACTATCGAATGGTACGATGCAGAATTTGGTGGAAATTTATTACAAACTGGTCCATCATTCACTACTCCTACTCTATCTACGCAAACTACATATTACGTAAAATCTTGTCCAGGTACATTTACTATTCCTGTTACAGTATTCATAAATGCTTGTGGAACCCCTCCTGTTACAAGTTTTGGCTCTTCAGATAGCTCATTTTGTATAGGTTCTTGTATTAATTTTAGTGATTTAAGCACAGGAACACCTTCAAGTTGGACGTGGTATTTCTTTGGTTCAGATTCTTTAACTTCTAATTTACAAAATCCAACTAACATCTGCTACAATACAGCTGGAACTTTTGATGTAGCATTGGTCGCTACAAACCCTTCTGGTTCTGATTCATTATTTATTCCAAACTTTATTACTGTAAATGCCTTACCTACAATAACTACAAGCCCAGATACAGCTATTTGTATCGGAGATGCGGTTAATCTTTCTGCAACAGGAGGTACATCTTATTTGTGGGACAATGGCCTAGGTAATGGAGCTACGCAATCTCCTTCTCCTATCACAAATACAACTTACACCGTTTATGTAACAGATGCTAATTTATGTTTAGATTCTGCTCAAGTGGATGTTACTATTAATAGTTTACCAACAATTATTGCAAGTGTAGATACTACTATTTGTACCGGAGACGCTGCAAACCTTTCTGCAACTGGTGGAAACACTTATTTTTGGGATAATGGCTTAGGTAGTGGGGCTTCTCACTCACCAAGCCCCATAGTTAGCACCACCTATCATGTAATTGGTACAGATGTTAACATGTGTACAAATACAGATTCTGTCCGTGTAACAGTTGGTGCTTGTGGTTTAGCCCCTGTAGCAAGTTTCAGTTCTTCGGATAGTACTATTTGTGTTGGAAGTTGTATTTCATTTACAGACTTGTCAATCAACTTACCTACTTCATGGATGTGGTACTTCTTTGGTTCTGACTCTTTAACATCAACCCAACAAAATCCTACTAATATTTGTTACAATACCGCCGGTAGTTTTGATGTAGCATTGGTAAGTACAAACTCAACAGGTTCTGATTCATTATTTATTCCAAACTTTATTACTGTTTTTAGTTTACCTACAATAACAACGTCTCCTGACACTGCTATTTGTAGCGGTAGTAATGTTAATTTATCTGCTAGTGGAGCAAATACTTACTCTTGGAATAATGGTTTAGGAAGTGGTGCTACTCACTCTCCTAGTCCAACTATAAATACAACTTATACTGTAACAGGTACCGACCTAAATAATTGTGTTAATACTGCTCAAGTAATAGTAACTATTAATGCTTTACCTGTTTTAACTACTAGCCCTGATACATCTGTTTGTGTTGGTGACACTATAAAACTTAGAGCAAGTGGTGCAAATAGCTATTCTTGGAACAATGGTATTGGCAATGTACAAAATCCAAATGTTATTGCTAGTTCAATAAGTTCTTACACCGTTACTGGTACAGATGTAAATGGATGTGTTAATACAAGTTTAGTTCAAGTAACCATTAATGCTTTACCTATAATTATTGCTAGTAACGATGTTACTATATGTAACGGAGATACCACTACACTATCAGCTTCAGGTGGAGTTTTTTATTCTTGGGATAACGGCTTAGGGTTGGGGCAAACTAAATCTGTTTTCCCTTCAATTACGACTACTTACACTGTTACTGGTTCTAATAGTAATTTCTGTAGAAATACTGACCAAGTAATTGTAACGGTTAACAATTGTGTAACTCCTGTTGCTAATTTTACTGTATCAAACACAAACCTATGTATCAATAACTGTGTTAATTTCACCGATTTAAGCACAAGTTCTCCAAACTCTTGGTCTTGGTATTTCTTTGGTGCTGACTCCTTAACTTCTAATCAACAAAACCCTACTAATATTTGTTATAGTAATGTGGGTTCTTTTAATGTTGCATTGGTTGTTTCAAATAGTAATGGAACTGATTCTATTCATTTTGCAAATTATATTGTTGTTGATTCGTGTAATACTCCTACTCCAACTATTGTTGTAGAACCAGTGGTTGTTATTCCAAATGTGTTCTCTCCAAATATTGATGGTCAGAACGATTTATTTAAAGTTACTGGTATAGGTATTAAAACCGTTGCCATGAAAATATATAATCGTTGGGGACAAGTTGTATTTGAATCGATACAAGCAAACGATGGTTGGGATGGTAGAACCAATTCTGGTGTAAAAGTACCTGAAGGAACTTATTTCTACATTATAGATGTGGAAACGGATAAAAAAGAAACATTTACTGGCACATTAACGTTAATACGTTAG
- a CDS encoding PorP/SprF family type IX secretion system membrane protein yields the protein MKHYIFSILLLMSISSMAQDIHFSQANMTPLLINPANAGSEYTIRGILNYRSQWGSVSSPFVSMMAAYDMNFKKGKKSKTGYFAGGLYAFTDKSGYSQMKTSQVNLSVAYHININEKNTLGLGMQGGYFQRSANVESLTWGSQFDGYQYNQAFSTGESPDFTGISFGSTDYTSGLVWTYRNQENYLSGKKLLINSGLSMHHLNKPTIETQNIVKDNLHYRWIWHTNAIIGLNPEFIILPYVFYSRQGSVNEIMFGSEGLYVIQQASKYTKNNKSMAIGGGAFYRWNDALIFSAIAQYDSYTVSFSYDINTSSLSNASGRRGAYEIAIRYVYPNPFGGVKSRSRFD from the coding sequence ATGAAACACTATATATTTTCCATATTACTATTAATGTCTATTTCGAGTATGGCTCAGGATATACATTTTAGTCAAGCAAACATGACTCCATTACTGATTAATCCTGCTAATGCGGGTTCAGAATATACCATTAGAGGTATTTTAAATTATCGTAGCCAATGGGGTAGTGTAAGTTCTCCATTTGTAAGTATGATGGCTGCTTATGATATGAATTTTAAGAAAGGTAAAAAAAGTAAAACTGGATATTTTGCAGGAGGATTGTATGCTTTTACTGATAAGTCAGGTTATTCGCAAATGAAAACCAGTCAAGTAAACTTAAGTGTTGCTTACCACATTAATATTAATGAAAAAAATACTTTAGGATTGGGTATGCAAGGAGGGTATTTTCAGCGTTCAGCGAATGTAGAGAGTTTAACTTGGGGAAGTCAGTTCGATGGCTATCAATACAATCAAGCATTTAGTACTGGAGAGAGCCCAGATTTTACTGGAATTTCTTTTGGTTCAACAGATTATACTTCAGGTTTAGTTTGGACGTATAGAAATCAGGAAAATTATTTGTCGGGTAAAAAACTTTTAATCAATAGTGGATTATCTATGCATCATTTAAACAAACCAACTATAGAAACCCAGAATATTGTAAAAGATAATTTACATTATCGTTGGATTTGGCATACCAATGCTATTATTGGGTTAAATCCAGAGTTTATTATTTTACCGTATGTATTTTATTCTCGACAAGGTTCTGTAAATGAAATTATGTTTGGTTCGGAAGGTTTGTATGTGATACAACAAGCATCTAAATACACGAAAAATAATAAAAGTATGGCTATTGGTGGTGGTGCTTTTTATAGATGGAATGATGCACTTATTTTTTCGGCAATAGCTCAATACGATAGTTATACGGTTTCATTTAGTTATGATATTAATACATCATCGTTAAGTAATGCATCAGGTAGAAGAGGAGCCTATGAAATAGCTATTCGCTATGTTTATCCTAATCCTTTTGGTGGTGTAAAAAGCCGTTCTAGATTTGATTAA
- a CDS encoding aspartate carbamoyltransferase catalytic subunit gives MSKLSVNHLLGIKYLNKQDIELIFETANHFKNVINRPIKKVPSLRDITIANLFFENSTRTKLSFELAEKRLSADIVNFASSSSSVTKGETLIDTVNNILSMKVDMVVMRHPNPGAAYFLSQHVDAKIVNAGDGAHEHPTQALLDGFSIIEKYGDLKGRNVVIVGDVLHSRVALSNIFLLQKMGANVKVCGPLTLIPKYISSLGVEVISDLRTALNWCDVAMMLRIQLERQDMKFFPSLREYSMLYGLDKELLDSLKKKITIMHPGPINRGVEITSDVADSKQSIILNQVENGVAVRMAVLYLLAGKI, from the coding sequence ATGAGTAAATTAAGCGTTAATCACCTTCTTGGTATTAAGTATCTTAATAAGCAAGATATCGAATTGATTTTTGAAACAGCAAATCATTTTAAAAATGTGATTAACCGACCAATTAAAAAAGTTCCATCGTTACGAGATATTACTATTGCCAACCTATTTTTTGAAAACTCAACTAGAACTAAACTTTCGTTCGAATTAGCGGAAAAAAGACTTTCTGCTGACATTGTAAATTTTGCATCATCTAGCTCTTCTGTAACAAAAGGAGAAACATTAATAGATACAGTAAACAACATCTTATCCATGAAAGTGGACATGGTAGTCATGAGACATCCGAACCCGGGTGCAGCTTATTTTTTATCTCAACATGTTGATGCAAAAATTGTAAATGCTGGAGATGGTGCACATGAACACCCCACACAGGCCTTACTAGACGGCTTTTCGATTATAGAAAAATACGGTGACTTAAAGGGAAGAAATGTTGTAATAGTAGGTGATGTGTTACACTCAAGAGTAGCTTTATCAAACATTTTTTTACTACAAAAAATGGGTGCAAACGTAAAGGTTTGTGGACCATTAACTTTAATACCAAAATACATTTCTTCACTTGGTGTAGAGGTTATTTCAGATTTGAGAACTGCATTAAATTGGTGTGATGTAGCCATGATGCTAAGAATACAGTTGGAACGTCAGGATATGAAGTTTTTTCCTTCATTAAGAGAATACTCCATGTTGTATGGTTTAGACAAAGAATTACTCGACTCTTTAAAAAAGAAAATAACCATTATGCATCCAGGTCCAATTAACAGAGGTGTTGAGATTACGAGCGATGTAGCAGATAGTAAACAATCTATAATATTAAATCAGGTAGAAAATGGAGTGGCTGTTCGAATGGCTGTGTTATACTTGTTGGCTGGAAAAATATAA